Below is a genomic region from Vibrio mimicus.
AGTACGGTGCAGAGAACGTGAAAGTGTACAAATCCAGCTTTACCGCTATGTACACCGCCGTTACCTCTCACCGTCAGCCATGCAAAATGAAGCTGGTTTGTGCAGGCCCTGAAGAAACCGTGGTCGGTCTACACGGCATCGGTTTTGCGGTTGATGAGATGATCCAAGGTTTTGGTGTCGCAATGAAAATGGGCGCAACCAAAGCCGATTTCGATTCCGTGGTCGCGATTCACCCAACGGGTTCAGAAGAGTTCGTTACCATGTAGATCGGTATCTGGAAAATCCACCCTGTAGATTTGTAAACTCTGGAAAACATACTAGCCTCTACGTATATCAAATACATTGGAGGCTGGTATGGTTACTGTCATAAATTCGAAAAATTTTGATGTTCCCCGAATCTATCCGCCATCAAGCAAATCGAAATCCATTCAATTAAGTGGATTTCCTACCTTTTACTCTAAAGACAACGAATACCTGCTACCGGTGAACCTTTGGCTCAATTACTTGGTGAATATTCGAAAAGCAGTCGATGTAACAGTGAGTGTTCGCGCTCTTAAGAGATATTGGCAGTTCTTAGAAACAAATAATTATTCCTGGGATAATTTTCCAGCAAACGACTATCTAAAACCCACCTATCGATTCAGAAATGATGACCTGTTAAAAGCAGCTAGAAGCGGTGAGATCGCTTTTTCGACAGCATCTATGTACATTCTTCATGTCATAAAGTTCTATGAATGGGCAGCTCATGAAAGATTTATCACCTTCACCGAAGAGAGCAAACCATTTAATTATCAGATAGTTCATATTGCCAATACAGGAATGATGAATCATAACAATCCGAGGTTCGCAGTACGTTCAACTGATCTAAGAATCAGGAAACCGGCCAGAAATGAACAGCAGAAACTCAATCCATTATCTCAGCAAGAACTATTATGTTTCGCCGACTGCCTCAGAGAGTGTTCCGAAGAATTTATCATTCATCAACTACTACAAATACAGTCTGGATTACGCGTTGAAGAAGCTTGTACATTTCCATTTTCGGTTGTGGAAATGCCTCAACAACATATTCGTCGATACGAAGTTGAACTCGGAGCTCATAACGGCGTACATACAAAATTCAACAAAACGCGCAAAGTAGAAATACCTAACCAGCTAATGCGCAGAATGTATGACTATTTGGTTAGTGAACGACGACTCAAACGGGAACAGAAAACTAATAATACAAATAAAACGCTTCTCCTTAACAATTTAGGTAACCCGCTTTGTAGTAACAACATCCAGCAACATTTTCGTCGCCTAAAACACCACATCCACCAGAAACACAATATTATCTTTAATCATCGCACTCATGACTTGAGAGCGACCTATGGAACCTATCGCCTCGATTCATTAATGAACCATCTCCCAGTTGGCGATGCCTTAGCTTTGATCATGGGATGGATGGGGCACAAAGACGATAAAACCACATGGAAATACCTTCGATATTTGAGAAAAGAAAAAGCAAACCAAAATGCGATTGTGATGCTTGACCAAATATTGGAGGAAGCAATGTTATGACTTACTCTCCTCCAACGTTAACAATCAAACTTCGCACCGGAATCAAACAAACGTTCACTTATGACTTCACTCGTTTTTTCTACAAAGGCGTTGCTTTTAAAAGAGATTTACAACAAGCCGAACCTGCAAATCGAGATGCTGATGTTTTGAGATGGTACCGAACATTTACTGAGACGAACGAATACTCTGATCTGACAAAACAAAGCTACCTAAGAGATTTTGCAAAGTACGTTCGCTTTTGTGATTCAAAAAGACTTAATCCGGAAAGCTCAGCCGCTGTTGAGTCATGGGAGAGGCACTTAATAGAACAAGTTCGTATATCTTCAATGAACGTCAATTCTGCACGAAAAATGATTTCTTGTTCAAAAAAATGTTTGGAAATGCTTGGTAACCCAAGCTCAGAATGGTTCTCTCCTTATGGATTGTTTCGCTCTGAACCTAATCCCACTCAAGGTTATTCAGATCGAGAGCTGTCTTCCTTAATCAAAGTTATTAACTCATTTTTCAGACAGATCTCTAAACAAATCATGGAGAACCCGAACATACATTTGAATGCCTCAACCAATAAAAGAACTGCGGCCTTTACCTACAACAACCATACACATGAAATCGCCTCACCAATAACAAAATGCTTTAGTGCCGCCTACTTCATGTTGTCATATTACACTTGGGGCAATACAACCGTTCTCCTCAATATGACAAAGCCGAAAGAAAAAATATTTGAAGGTGGTAAGTGGTTTGAGCAAAGTGTTTTAAAGCCTAGAGCAAATAAGTATGTATCTATATCGATTGGGGATAACGGTACATTTCATGTTCCCAAAATAGCACTTAGATTTTTTGAGCAGCTATTGCAGCTTAGTAGCCTTATTTCTTCGGATCCTCATTTGCTCTGGCAAACCAAAAAAGATCATATTGCGCCTTTGGAACA
It encodes:
- a CDS encoding site-specific integrase → MVTVINSKNFDVPRIYPPSSKSKSIQLSGFPTFYSKDNEYLLPVNLWLNYLVNIRKAVDVTVSVRALKRYWQFLETNNYSWDNFPANDYLKPTYRFRNDDLLKAARSGEIAFSTASMYILHVIKFYEWAAHERFITFTEESKPFNYQIVHIANTGMMNHNNPRFAVRSTDLRIRKPARNEQQKLNPLSQQELLCFADCLRECSEEFIIHQLLQIQSGLRVEEACTFPFSVVEMPQQHIRRYEVELGAHNGVHTKFNKTRKVEIPNQLMRRMYDYLVSERRLKREQKTNNTNKTLLLNNLGNPLCSNNIQQHFRRLKHHIHQKHNIIFNHRTHDLRATYGTYRLDSLMNHLPVGDALALIMGWMGHKDDKTTWKYLRYLRKEKANQNAIVMLDQILEEAML